The proteins below come from a single Lepeophtheirus salmonis chromosome 4, UVic_Lsal_1.4, whole genome shotgun sequence genomic window:
- the LOC121116905 gene encoding LOW QUALITY PROTEIN: uncharacterized protein (The sequence of the model RefSeq protein was modified relative to this genomic sequence to represent the inferred CDS: deleted 1 base in 1 codon) — protein MMNIINVLKILLLFFHSSHTFENHKLSTQSSYLSKRSGSNLTLHCNSNYEPILCLWKTSYGHVYTLSNGVLAERGRLAHVPWKGCAMEILGVQKRDSGKWECEVGVVIGDDFVTSTENIVLAITDKETNKQVTQSTNTSTNRKSSTSGIREVGDDVIMHCSGTSGVVSLCRWKTPYHSTYIVGQGIYVERGRIQWRGKDPEKDCTIRISSLEMRDAGVWTCEIGFGGNNYNDLIIQTKDYRINIEAPLKLSTPTILTEKDQATLVCHANKEFDTCKWKTPYGSIFTFKDPQSSHENGRLSFYSFRSSKTDCGIMIERVELRDNGDWVCLVEANNNGKIHQKSSEILSLRSKSSDNLLDESINNDYSTDLDYGYSPLDIDAIDYVNGDFDKVSSISSSSISSSPPFHVPFTSLFQKKNPETSTMTVRTSSNTPQTRRSFRRKISTTISSKTLNPNKREPSKPELLLQRTPKTQQNYRLSNPRLNNPSTTINQIELKKLSTSSQPISTKAPSTSTTDNPSSFPHPFRTTSVIKSISSVYTPDKGRILVSISFKPTDKTNTDPPTVLVNGNPSQESENNQERETAKRKAIQRERERQRRLDKEKEEIRRREEERERELKRQREKQEEDMRNRKAAEDELRRIKKEEEDKLRRKIDEEERRRKAEEERLMILKVEEEEKLRMKKVEEERLRRLKEEEESLRTIKEEQDRLKRIKEEEARFKRIEQDRLKRIKEEEERLKRIKEEQERLKRTKEEEDRQTKKSEGGRGSIETNQRRRRETKTGERGRIPIETNQGRGGESKKDKRGRATPEKGSRTSSSKKKRARASTAKKKEGTSRGVTETKRTRIGTRDTKKRTREALKKQKELEEKLERQKKEQEEELKKQKEWEEEQERKKKEEEKQELNRTKELERELQKRRLEQQEEEIRRRKNQELRRRTEIELQKRRHEQERIKKEPDEDLKLSKEEHEREKIIREHERRKKFDRKRLTNLEKERQRYVDQQQQLLKKERRQFEVNRRRKLRRERYKGIKAERRIQIEPTNEPVPSTRSKESTQASIGRKRIVVIDRDEPIGTRQNVQNIDTRRRFYLNEGNTAIRRKKVNLEGERLAPKIIKSVEMSTSVKSTVREEVRQVKEIRHVSKVITISPHHSISHSHSEKSNEPIPKQPIKEVVNPFTIKENIKNLIQSQTSTSTSPPPQTPVKLPNTENDETRRECVITQPSNGNITCNGITPLDTIPPNEQCTLTCASGFVSLEKDEAKCYHGRLTQQLECVKPDALLVIGGRSDTYGVLSSVELITAQGVCRGAVPPLPQMRWKLIVIAIGRDSVLACGGAGQYGDSKGDCWLMEFNPSPKWKETQSMKLPRDSAAVAYESNKVYVLGGSLGKLNGYTDVIDVYDPQTEKWGNKGFHMTSPRHSHCAVGLGNGSIFVTGGYGGLSLAERFDIADNKWTALPELNPVRAQHGCALVDLHGEQGVIIVGGDSGGTRLGDVRFLSLKTSVWSKVAELNTARWGRPGVGVVGGRITVSAGWSGFRDLDTVEYYNEKTSAWRLTASRLQTERRWPYSTPISLSLFPKCIQKRSSG, from the exons gttttgaagattttgctcttattttttcattcatcgCACACATTCGAGAATCACAAACTCAGCACACAGAGTTCCTATTTATCCAAGAGATCTGGCTCAAATCTGACTCTCCATTGTAACTCTAACTATGAGCCCATTCTTTGTCTTTGGAAAACTTCATATGGACACGTTTACACGTTGAGTAATGGAGTTTTGGCGGAAAGAGGGCGTTTGGCTCATGTGCCTTGGAAAGGATGTGCCATGGAAATCCTTGGGGTTCAAAAACGCGATTCAGGAAAATGGGAATGTGAAGTCGGGGTTGTTATTGGAGATGACTTTGTTACATCCACAGAGAATATAGTTCTGGCCATAACCG acaaagaaacaaataaacaagTTACACAATCAACAAATACCTCTACCAATAGAAAATCATCAACTTCTGGAATTCGGGAAGTTGGAGATGATGTGATTATGCACTGCAGTGGAACCTCAGGAGTAGTGAGCCTTTGTCGATGGAAGACTCCCTATCATAGTACATACATTGTGGGACAAGGAATATATGTAGAAAGGGGACGAATTCAATGGCGTGGTAAAGACCCAGAAAAGGATTGTACGATTCGAATCAGCAGTTTAGAAATGAGAGATGCTGGTGTCTGGACTTGTGAAATAGGGTTTGGCGGAAATAACTATAACGATCTCATTATTCAAACCAAGGACTATCGAATAAATATTGAAG cacCACTGAAACTATCTACTCCCACGATCTTAACTGAAAAGGACCAGGCGACACTGGTTTGCCATGCAAATAAGGAATTTGATACTTGCAAATGGAAAACTCCATATGGTTCTATCTTTACTTTCAAGGACCCTCAAAGTAGTCATGAAAACGGAAGACTCTCCTTTTACAGCTTCCGTTCCTCTAAAACAGACTGTGGTATAATGATTGAAAGGGTTGAGCTAAGGGATAATGGAGATTGGGTATGTCTTGTGGAGGcgaataataatggaaaaatccATCAAAAGTCATCTGAAATATTGTCACTCAGATCAAAGTCCTCAGATAATCTTCTAGATGAAAGCATTAATAATGACTATAGCACTGACTTAGATTATGGATATTCTCCTTTGGATATTGATGCCATTGACTATGTTAACGGGGACTTTGATAAAGTTTCTTCCATTTCATCATCGTCGATATCCTCATCGCCTCCTTTCCATGTTCCATTTACTTCCttgtttcaaaagaaaaatcctgAGACCTCGACAATGACTGTTAGGACTTCCTCAAACACACCTCAAACAAGACGCTCTTTTAGACGAAAGATATCAACTACTATATCCTCTAAAACTCTAAATCCAAATAAGAGAGAACCCTCAAAACCTGAACTTCTACTACAACGAACTCCTAAAACACAACAGAATTATAGACTCTCCAACCCCAGACTGAATAACCCTTCCACAACAATCAAtcaaattgaacttaaaaagTTAAGCACTTCTTCACAGCCCATCTCAACAAAGGCACCATCAACATCTACGACAGATAATCCATCCTCATTCCCACATCCATTCAGGACAACGTCTGTTATAAAGTCAATCAGTAGTGTGTATACTCCGGATAAAGGGAGGATCCTAGTTTCAATTAGTTTTAAACCTACCGATAAAACAAACACAGACCCTCCAACGGTTCTTGTTAATGGAAATCCATCCCAGGAATCTGAAAATAATCAAGAAAGGGAAACTGCTAAAAGAAAAGCAATTCAAAGAGAAAGAGAGCGTCAAAGAAGATTGGataaggaaaaagaagaaataagacGAAGGGAAGaggagagagaaagagaatTAAAAAGACAAAGAGAGAAGCAAGAAGAAGATATGAGAAATAGAAAAGCAGCTGAAGACGAGTTAAGACggataaaaaaggaagaagaagataaGTTAAGAAGGAAAATAGATGAGgaggaaagaagaagaaaagcgGAAGAAGAGAGGCTGATGATACTAAAAgtagaggaagaagaaaaattacgAATGAAAAAGGTCGAAGAAGAACGGTTAAGGAgattgaaagaagaagaagagagcTTGAGGACGATCAAGGAAGAGCAAGATAGATTGAAACGAATCAAAGAAGAGGAAGCGAGGTTTAAAAGGATAGAACAAGATAGATTGAAACGAATCAAAGAAGAAGAGGAGCGGCTTAAAAGGATCAAAGAAGAGCAAGAGAGACTTAAACGAACCAAAGAAGAGGAAGACAGACAGACAAAGAAAAGTGAAGGAGGAAGAGGATCGATTGAGACGaatcaaagaagaagaagagagacAAAGACGGGTGAAAGAGGAAGAATACCGATTGAAACGAATCAAGGAAGAGGAGGAGAATCAAAGAAAGATAAAAGAGGAAGAGCTACTCCGGAGAAAGGATCAAGAACGTCTTCTTCGAAGAAGAAAAGAGCAAGGGCGTCAACAGCAAAGAAGAAGGAAGGAACAAGCCGAGGAGTTACGGAgacaaaaagaacaagaattGGAACAAGAGATACGAAGAAAAGAACAAGA GAGGCACTTAAGAAGCAAAAAGAGTTGGAAGAAAAGCTAGAGAGACAGAAAAAGGAACAAGAAGAGGAACTCAAGAAGCAAAAAGAGTGGGAAGAAGagcaagaaagaaagaaaaaggaggaAGAAAAACAAGAGTTAAATAGAACGAAAGAACTAGAAAGAGAGCTGCAAAAACGAAGACTAGAACAGCAGGAAGAGGAgattagaagaagaaagaacCAAGAACTTCGGAGACGAACGGAAATTGAGTTACAGAAGAGACGGCATGAGCAGGAGAGAATAAAAAAGGAACCAGACGAGGATCTAAAACTAAGTAAGGAGGAACATGAGAGGGAAAAGATCATAAGAGAGCATGAGAGAAGGAAAAAGTTTGATCGAAAGAGATTAACCAATCTCGAAAAAGAGCGGCAACGTTACGTTGATCAACAGCAGcaattacttaaaaaagaaCGCCGTCAATTTGAAGTTAATAGACGAAGAAAATTAAGGAGAGAGAGATACAAAGGAATCAAAGCTGAAAGACGCATACAAATCGAACCAACTAATGAACCAGTTCCTAGCACGAGATCAAAAGAGTCTACACAAGCATCAATCGGTAGAAAAAGAATAGTAGTTATTGATAGAGATGAACCGATAGGAACACGACAAAATGTCCAGAATATTGATACCCGTAggagattttatttgaatgaaggAAATACTGCAATACGtaggaaaaaagtaaatttagagGGGGAAAGACTtgctccaaaaataattaaaagtgttgaaatgTCTACTAGTGTTAAATCCACGGTTCGTGAAGAAGTGAGACAGGTGAAAGAAATCAGACATGTCTCTAAAGTAATTACAATCAGTCCGCATCATTCGATTAGTCATTCCCATTCTGAAAAAAGTAATGAACCCATTCCAAAACAGCCAATAAAGGAAGTGGTGAATCCCTTTACtattaaagaaaacattaaaaatctaATCCAAAGTCAAACTTCGACGTCCACATCCCCACCTCCTCAGACCCCCGTCAAATTGCCAAATACAGAAAACGACGAAACGAGACGAG aaTGTGTCATTACGCAACCTAGTAATGGAAACATTACATGCAATGGAATCACTCCACTCGATACTATTCCACCAAATGAGCAGTGCACCCTCACCTGTGCTTCTGGATTCGTATCCCTTGAAAAGGATGAAGCAAAGTGTTATCACGGCCGATTAACTCAACAACTTGAATGTGTCAAACCAGATGCTCTATTAGTAATAGGAGGACGCTCTGATACATATGGAGTTTTGAGTTCCGTGGAACTCATTACTGCCCAAGGTGTTTGCAGAGGTGCTGTTCCACCTCTTCCACAAATGCGATGGAAACTCATCGTTATTGCCATTGGAAGAGATAGTGTCCTTGCATGTGGGGGAGCTGGACAATATGGTGATTCCAAAGGGGACTGTTGGTTAATGGAATTTAATCCCTCTCCAAAATGGAAAGAAACTCAGAGTATGAAGCTTCCCAGAGACTCTGCAGCTGTTGCATATGAGTCAAATAAAGTGTATGTCTTGGGTGGATCTCTAGGCAAACTAAATGGCTACACAGACGTAATTGACGTGTACGACCCTCAAACAGAGAAATGGGGAAACAAGGGGTTTCATATGACAAGTCCCCGACATTCCCATTGTGCGGTTGGGCTAGGAAACGGGAGCATATTTGTCACAGGGGGCTACGGAGGGCTTAGTTTAGCTGAGAGATTCGATATAGCAGATAATAAATGGACTGCGTTGCCAGAATTAAATCCTGTCAGAGCCCAACACGGATGTGCATTAGTGGATCTCCATGGAGAACAAGGGGTCATTATAGTCGGAGGTGATTCTGGAGGAACAAGACTAGGTGATGTGCGCTTCCTATCTCTTAAAACCTCTGTTTGGAGTAAAGTAGCAGAACT